A single Nostoc sp. PCC 7107 DNA region contains:
- a CDS encoding AGE family epimerase/isomerase: protein MERMSFLFSDAIAGYVTHLNRSEQSFGIKTSDGREYKAYLTPTTWGRITQNLGESYIDATQRLAELLSAGQHVFAYGIFYPQSDGYKFEVKSLVFPGDAPGQYRHEEPDWWIQQVRSIADSYLYWQFGYPQNEIDYQDYRTFLRATGVKKRDDDYLQETDTISRLVYGFASAYLMTGEDRFLEGAEKGTEYLREHMRFYDPDENLIYWYHGIKVTGNREQKLLTSEFGDDYDAIPAYEQIYALAGPIQTYRITGDPRILQDADMTIDLFDRFFLDPKFGGYFSHIDPITLDPRAVSLGHNQARKNWNSVGDHAPAYLINLWLATGKQKYADMLEYTFDTIEKYFPDYDNSPFVQEKFYADWSHDHTWGWQQNRGVIGHNLKIAWNLMRMQSFKPKKEYLSWAEKIAYIMPAVGSDTQRGGWYDVVERLLEEGAEQHRLVWHDRKAWWQQEQAILAYLILHGITQNPDYLRHAREAAAFYNAHFLDHDDGGIFFNTLASGVPFLMGTERFKGSHSMSAYHSTELCYLAAVYTNLLIAKQPMNLYFCPLPGGFGDRILRVSPDILPPGSIKITTCEIDGEPYFNFDAHTLTVKLPDTHTRVKIKVQISPQ, encoded by the coding sequence ATGGAACGTATGAGTTTTTTATTTTCTGATGCGATCGCAGGCTATGTAACACACTTGAATCGCAGTGAACAAAGCTTTGGCATCAAAACATCAGATGGACGAGAGTATAAAGCATATCTTACCCCTACCACCTGGGGGCGGATTACCCAAAATTTAGGTGAGTCTTACATCGACGCGACCCAAAGGCTGGCTGAACTTCTCAGTGCTGGTCAGCACGTCTTTGCCTATGGCATTTTTTACCCACAAAGCGATGGTTATAAATTTGAAGTTAAATCCTTAGTCTTTCCAGGTGATGCTCCTGGTCAATATCGTCATGAAGAACCGGACTGGTGGATTCAGCAAGTCCGTTCAATTGCTGACAGTTACCTATATTGGCAGTTTGGTTATCCGCAAAATGAAATTGATTATCAAGATTATCGGACTTTTTTGAGAGCCACAGGGGTGAAAAAGCGTGATGATGACTACTTACAAGAAACAGATACTATTTCTCGTTTAGTATATGGTTTTGCTTCTGCTTACCTCATGACCGGAGAAGACCGCTTTCTTGAAGGTGCGGAAAAAGGTACAGAATACCTGCGTGAACACATGAGGTTTTATGACCCTGATGAAAATTTAATTTACTGGTACCACGGCATCAAAGTTACAGGAAATCGAGAGCAAAAACTACTCACCTCAGAGTTTGGTGACGACTACGACGCAATCCCCGCTTACGAACAAATCTATGCCTTGGCTGGGCCAATTCAAACTTATCGCATCACCGGAGATCCGCGCATTCTCCAAGATGCAGACATGACCATAGACTTGTTTGACAGATTCTTCTTAGATCCTAAATTTGGTGGCTATTTCTCCCACATCGACCCCATCACCTTAGATCCGCGTGCAGTATCTCTGGGTCATAATCAGGCGCGGAAAAATTGGAACTCAGTTGGTGATCATGCTCCTGCTTATTTAATTAACTTGTGGTTGGCAACTGGTAAACAGAAATATGCCGATATGCTAGAGTACACCTTTGACACCATTGAGAAATATTTTCCAGATTACGACAATAGCCCCTTTGTGCAAGAGAAATTTTACGCAGATTGGAGCCATGATCATACTTGGGGTTGGCAGCAGAATCGAGGCGTAATTGGGCATAACTTAAAAATTGCCTGGAACTTGATGCGGATGCAAAGCTTTAAACCCAAAAAAGAATATCTGAGTTGGGCAGAAAAAATTGCTTATATAATGCCCGCAGTCGGTAGTGATACTCAACGAGGTGGCTGGTATGATGTTGTTGAGCGACTTTTAGAAGAAGGGGCGGAACAACATCGCTTAGTTTGGCACGATCGCAAAGCTTGGTGGCAGCAAGAACAAGCTATTTTAGCCTATCTTATTCTGCACGGCATAACTCAAAATCCTGACTATCTGCGCCATGCCCGTGAAGCAGCAGCATTTTACAATGCCCATTTTCTCGACCATGATGACGGGGGAATTTTCTTTAACACCCTAGCAAGCGGTGTCCCATTTTTGATGGGAACCGAAAGATTTAAAGGTAGCCACTCCATGAGTGCTTATCACTCCACCGAACTATGCTACTTAGCGGCAGTTTACACCAATTTGTTGATTGCTAAACAGCCAATGAATCTTTACTTTTGTCCCTTACCCGGAGGATTTGGCGATCGCATCTTACGAGTCTCACCAGATATCTTACCTCCAGGAAGTATCAAGATTACTACCTGTGAAATCGATGGCGAACCTTACTTCAACTTCGATGCTCATACCTTGACAGTAAAACTACCAGATACACACACAAGAGTAAAAATTAAAGTGCAAATTAGCCCTCAATAA
- a CDS encoding DJ-1/PfpI family protein, translating to MKSPTVKAVVNSKIGESIKGKIAVLIEEHFDQTEFRKFNEYFPQKGYQVEYVSHLWGNPQLTFGSNPDTGIVEDHVIVTTEVNDIHPADYKGVICIGAYAMDRLRYQVSVKKGQKNQAPAVVFLRKAMDTENLKIGTICHSLWLLCADPSLLKNRQVTCAHNIICDVENAGAEIIYEGDSTAELVIDGNLITGKHPGMVDQFMEVFVAEMEKQTPRQAIVAQI from the coding sequence ATGAAGTCGCCAACTGTTAAAGCTGTAGTCAACAGTAAAATCGGGGAATCAATTAAAGGCAAAATTGCTGTTCTGATTGAGGAGCATTTCGACCAAACAGAATTTCGGAAATTCAACGAATATTTTCCACAAAAGGGATATCAAGTAGAGTATGTTTCTCACCTTTGGGGTAATCCACAATTAACTTTTGGTAGTAATCCTGATACGGGGATAGTTGAAGATCACGTCATAGTTACAACAGAAGTCAATGATATTCATCCAGCAGATTACAAAGGTGTAATATGTATTGGAGCTTATGCAATGGATCGCCTAAGATATCAGGTTTCTGTAAAAAAAGGGCAGAAAAATCAAGCGCCTGCCGTTGTTTTTCTGAGAAAAGCTATGGATACAGAAAATTTAAAAATAGGCACGATTTGTCATAGCTTATGGCTGTTATGCGCTGATCCTAGCTTGTTAAAAAATCGGCAAGTAACCTGCGCTCATAACATTATATGTGATGTAGAAAATGCCGGTGCTGAAATTATATACGAAGGTGATAGCACTGCTGAACTAGTGATAGATGGCAATTTAATTACAGGCAAACATCCGGGTATGGTTGATCAGTTTATGGAAGTGTTTGTTGCAGAGATGGAAAAACAGACACCTAGACAGGCAATTGTTGCTCAAATATAA
- a CDS encoding SDR family oxidoreductase: protein MTNSLAQTISQRWTLQGKKALITGATKGIGQAIAAEFLGLGAEIMIVARNSEAIEQQLQSWQSQGWLAHGIAADVATSQGRQLIFDQVGQKLSGLDILINNVGTNIRKKAVEYTAEEYDHIFQTNVRSVFEMCRLVYPLLKAGDNSSIVNVGSVAGLTSIRTGAPYGMSKAALVQLTKSLAVEWADDHIRVNTVAPWFIRTPLTEPLLNNPEVLAGVLAGTPLKRVGEPEEIAGLVAFLCMPSATYITGQCIAVDGGFLAFGF from the coding sequence ATGACTAACTCATTGGCACAGACAATCAGCCAACGCTGGACACTACAGGGAAAGAAAGCTTTAATTACCGGAGCCACCAAAGGCATTGGACAGGCGATCGCGGCTGAATTTCTCGGACTTGGTGCAGAGATAATGATTGTTGCCCGTAATTCAGAAGCAATTGAGCAGCAACTTCAGTCTTGGCAATCTCAAGGATGGCTTGCACATGGCATTGCTGCCGATGTAGCAACTTCCCAGGGTCGTCAGCTGATTTTTGATCAAGTTGGACAGAAGTTATCTGGACTAGATATTCTCATCAATAATGTGGGTACGAATATCCGTAAGAAAGCTGTGGAATACACAGCCGAAGAGTACGACCATATTTTCCAGACGAATGTCAGATCCGTATTTGAAATGTGCCGATTAGTTTACCCATTGCTCAAAGCTGGTGACAATAGCAGCATTGTGAATGTAGGTTCCGTAGCTGGCTTAACCTCAATTCGCACCGGCGCACCTTATGGGATGAGCAAAGCAGCACTTGTACAACTGACTAAATCCTTAGCTGTAGAATGGGCAGACGATCATATCCGTGTCAACACTGTTGCCCCCTGGTTCATTCGTACACCACTCACTGAACCTTTATTGAACAACCCAGAGGTATTGGCAGGAGTTTTAGCTGGTACTCCCTTAAAGCGTGTGGGTGAACCAGAAGAAATAGCAGGTTTAGTAGCATTTCTATGTATGCCCAGCGCAACTTACATCACTGGGCAGTGCATTGCAGTAGATGGAGGATTTTTAGCATTTGGCTTCTAA
- a CDS encoding enoyl-CoA hydratase/isomerase family protein, which yields MMTATRPAYFTKYENLNFRRDDETGILEVRMHTNNGPFVFTGQTHREFPNAFYDISSDRDNRVVILTGTGDSWMAQIDFNSLGDVTNPREWDKTFWEGKKVLQNLLDIEVPMISAVNGPALLHTEYILTTDIILASDNATFQDMPHLNAGIVPGDGVHVLWPLVLGPSRGRYFLLTQETLTAQQAYELGVVNEVLPASRLMERAWELARQLAKQPTLTLRYTRVALTQRIKRLVNEGIGYGLAMEGITATDLRNAQQ from the coding sequence ATGATGACTGCAACTCGACCAGCTTATTTCACAAAATACGAAAATCTGAACTTCCGTCGTGACGACGAAACCGGGATTTTAGAAGTCAGAATGCACACAAATAATGGGCCATTCGTTTTCACTGGACAAACTCACAGAGAGTTTCCCAATGCTTTTTATGACATCAGCAGCGATCGCGACAATCGCGTTGTTATCTTGACAGGCACAGGAGATTCCTGGATGGCTCAAATTGATTTCAACAGTCTAGGCGATGTCACTAATCCCCGTGAATGGGACAAGACTTTTTGGGAAGGCAAAAAAGTACTGCAAAACCTCCTCGATATCGAAGTTCCCATGATCTCAGCCGTCAATGGCCCCGCCCTACTGCACACCGAATACATCCTCACCACAGACATTATTCTTGCGTCTGACAATGCCACTTTTCAGGATATGCCTCACCTCAATGCCGGCATTGTTCCAGGTGATGGCGTTCATGTGCTGTGGCCATTGGTTTTAGGCCCCTCCCGCGGGCGTTACTTCCTCTTGACCCAAGAAACCCTAACTGCCCAGCAAGCCTATGAATTAGGAGTTGTCAATGAAGTTTTACCTGCTTCTCGATTAATGGAGCGTGCTTGGGAATTGGCAAGACAACTAGCAAAACAACCTACCTTGACTCTGCGCTACACCCGTGTTGCCCTCACCCAACGCATTAAGCGCTTAGTCAACGAAGGCATAGGATATGGTTTGGCGATGGAAGGAATCACGGCAACTGACCTCCGCAACGCTCAACAATAA
- a CDS encoding carboxymuconolactone decarboxylase family protein codes for MLEKNAVLDDLDLQIALKDINPKFGDFCTRVAGEAWGLPLIDQKTKALITIAVDVVNQDQVGSGSPFAAHVNMAMKQGATREEIEEILLFMCVYAGFNKAAGCFGVLNEILG; via the coding sequence ATGTTGGAAAAAAATGCAGTCTTAGACGATCTAGACCTTCAAATTGCTTTGAAGGACATCAACCCAAAATTTGGCGATTTTTGTACCCGTGTAGCAGGTGAAGCTTGGGGTTTGCCCTTAATTGACCAAAAAACCAAAGCTTTAATCACAATCGCTGTTGATGTTGTTAATCAAGATCAAGTAGGGTCTGGTAGTCCTTTTGCTGCCCATGTCAACATGGCTATGAAGCAAGGGGCAACTCGTGAAGAAATCGAGGAGATCCTACTATTCATGTGCGTCTATGCAGGATTCAACAAAGCCGCTGGTTGCTTTGGTGTCCTAAATGAAATTCTTGGTTAA
- a CDS encoding putative quinol monooxygenase: MLNQILDNSGDIIKLSWEIFAVVLIVLSINLIYMKQQAKATIKKADVPIVVAARFNIKPDKREDFLELSTSVFQQTIAESGVISYSFYEDSNLRNHFIFFEEWKSQEALKFHLKTPYLEILMQKFPEFINGEPNVRVYEINKVDYELPSTTN; encoded by the coding sequence ATGTTAAATCAAATACTTGATAATTCTGGAGATATCATTAAATTATCTTGGGAAATATTTGCTGTTGTTTTAATTGTTTTAAGCATTAACTTAATCTATATGAAACAGCAAGCAAAAGCTACAATAAAAAAAGCAGATGTGCCGATAGTAGTGGCAGCAAGATTCAACATCAAACCTGATAAAAGAGAAGATTTTTTAGAGCTTTCTACTTCTGTTTTTCAGCAGACAATTGCAGAATCAGGCGTGATTAGCTACAGTTTTTATGAAGATTCAAATCTTCGTAATCATTTTATATTTTTTGAAGAATGGAAGAGTCAAGAAGCATTAAAATTTCATCTAAAAACTCCTTATCTAGAAATACTAATGCAGAAATTTCCTGAATTTATTAATGGAGAACCAAACGTGAGAGTATATGAAATTAATAAAGTAGATTATGAACTGCCATCTACTACAAATTAA
- a CDS encoding beta-propeller fold lactonase family protein, giving the protein MISFQSNRQAKQWLRIVCLITGFIAAVLIGAFPNYSAYAYRHPLTSIVYTESNIPIRNSNSILGFLRDANGKLTPLPNSPFLTGGAGISADPGFRTLQIFSSDQNIVINPRHTRLFAVNSGSNTIAVFDINPDGSLTPVPGSPFPSGGVNPVSVGLANDFLFVVNKNRDPQNPSQEASNSLPNYTVFRITPRGQLIPVPGSTVALPTGSDPTQALVSRNKQLLFGADQFAGVLRSWRILPQGRLLESLNSPLPLPASEFAGTGRPSFPLGLQIHPVRPILYVGFVTINKVGVYIYNPVTGALNFLKTVPTSGQAPCWIITNRAGTRLYTANTVDNSVSVYSLVDPTTPVEIQKVTLRGAGGATNLALDEKEEFIQVITRRTSPNIVEGNGLHILKVNRDGTLNEVDTSPLPLPSVENSFPQGIAVLTSKKLGILPKWFKRTLNY; this is encoded by the coding sequence ATGATTTCCTTTCAAAGCAATCGCCAAGCCAAACAATGGCTTCGCATAGTTTGCTTAATCACTGGTTTCATTGCTGCTGTACTGATAGGTGCATTTCCCAATTATTCTGCCTATGCTTATCGGCATCCTCTGACTAGTATCGTTTATACAGAAAGCAACATTCCAATTAGAAATAGTAACTCTATTCTTGGTTTCCTACGTGATGCCAATGGCAAATTAACACCATTACCAAATTCCCCTTTTCTCACTGGAGGTGCAGGAATTTCAGCTGATCCCGGCTTTAGAACTCTGCAAATCTTTAGCTCTGATCAGAACATTGTCATTAACCCTAGACATACTCGCCTCTTTGCTGTTAATTCAGGATCAAACACGATCGCAGTCTTTGATATTAATCCCGATGGCAGTCTTACTCCAGTACCTGGTTCACCATTTCCTTCTGGTGGAGTAAACCCAGTCAGCGTCGGTTTGGCAAATGATTTCCTGTTTGTAGTCAATAAGAATCGAGATCCTCAAAACCCTTCCCAAGAAGCAAGCAATTCCTTGCCTAACTACACTGTCTTCCGTATCACTCCCAGAGGCCAACTCATTCCAGTTCCAGGTTCTACTGTCGCGCTTCCCACAGGCTCTGACCCAACTCAAGCTCTAGTCTCCAGAAACAAACAACTGCTATTTGGTGCAGACCAATTTGCAGGCGTGTTGCGGTCTTGGAGGATTCTGCCCCAGGGTCGTCTGTTAGAGAGTTTGAATTCACCACTACCACTTCCAGCATCAGAATTCGCAGGGACTGGACGACCATCTTTCCCATTGGGACTCCAGATTCATCCAGTAAGACCAATTTTGTATGTGGGTTTTGTCACAATCAATAAAGTCGGAGTCTACATCTACAATCCAGTTACAGGAGCGCTCAACTTTCTCAAGACTGTACCGACTTCAGGTCAAGCGCCATGCTGGATTATTACTAACAGAGCCGGAACCCGTCTTTATACAGCAAACACAGTTGACAACAGTGTTAGTGTCTATAGTCTTGTAGATCCAACCACACCAGTAGAAATTCAAAAAGTAACACTGAGAGGGGCTGGTGGTGCAACAAACCTAGCTTTGGACGAAAAAGAAGAATTTATACAAGTCATTACTCGTCGAACCTCGCCCAATATAGTTGAGGGTAACGGGCTACATATACTCAAAGTGAACCGAGATGGCACTTTAAATGAAGTAGATACCTCACCCTTACCACTTCCATCAGTTGAAAATAGCTTCCCGCAAGGAATCGCTGTGCTGACAAGTAAAAAGTTAGGTATCTTACCAAAGTGGTTCAAGAGAACTCTGAATTACTAG
- a CDS encoding NUDIX hydrolase has product MNQKISKIFQQSGVIPYRVQNGNIEILLITTRDCAERSAGGDRHNWVIPKGGITKGMSPPASAAKEAWEEAGIIGQVDVNAVGSYRYRKRGKIYQVQMYLLLVEVLSEDYPEAGQRQREWFDVNIAIQMVKQNSFKRILQATINLLVLAM; this is encoded by the coding sequence ATGAATCAGAAAATCAGCAAAATCTTCCAACAGTCGGGAGTCATTCCTTATAGAGTGCAGAACGGCAACATCGAAATCTTACTGATTACAACCCGTGATTGTGCGGAGCGCAGCGCCGGAGGCGATCGCCACAATTGGGTAATTCCCAAAGGCGGAATTACTAAAGGTATGAGTCCACCTGCTTCCGCAGCCAAAGAAGCCTGGGAAGAAGCCGGGATCATTGGGCAAGTAGATGTTAACGCCGTAGGTAGTTACAGATATCGCAAACGCGGCAAAATCTATCAAGTGCAGATGTATTTATTGTTAGTTGAAGTGTTAAGTGAAGATTATCCCGAAGCAGGACAAAGACAGCGAGAATGGTTTGATGTCAACATAGCCATTCAAATGGTGAAGCAAAATTCCTTCAAACGAATTCTACAAGCTACTATAAACTTACTTGTGCTGGCAATGTAA
- a CDS encoding TetR family transcriptional regulator, with protein sequence MASQSISARQRLIQSALELFTTQGVSSTTTRQIAEKAEVNEVTLFRHFGNKHGLLLAVLEESAAFKDLGESLVRRATPPGNVYQALKDYASDSLHTLERVPEFVRSVVGEADQFPAENRRALGRGLTEANRYVAQYLATLIQQGDINTYLPAEKLASLLNGMILGYAVIEFTSEFHELWEDRDDFLENLVELFLHGAMSAAPQLAREAVITQEVEDLPAILVHKILQNSRKSGIQDYALAYLLFGAGLSVPEIVGLQRSHQISDPQGLILQITTPGLPRQVPANQWILGKHYGSYTNNPLIKWLKSRKDHHPAMFIDNVGNPISESELLQRWEVWTQELLTPQGKPPEIVQAQQTWCVEMLMRGMNLEELSILTGGDRAQLQPYARRAKEKSALEAAIRLDHKPA encoded by the coding sequence ATGGCATCTCAATCTATTTCAGCCCGTCAACGTCTTATTCAATCGGCACTAGAACTATTTACTACTCAAGGAGTTAGTAGTACTACTACCCGCCAAATTGCCGAAAAAGCTGAAGTCAATGAAGTGACGCTGTTTCGCCATTTCGGAAATAAACATGGGCTACTTTTAGCGGTGTTAGAAGAATCAGCAGCTTTTAAGGATTTGGGAGAATCCTTAGTTAGGCGGGCTACTCCTCCTGGCAACGTTTATCAAGCTCTGAAAGATTATGCAAGTGATAGCTTACATACATTAGAACGAGTCCCGGAGTTTGTGAGGTCTGTAGTGGGTGAAGCAGACCAATTTCCCGCCGAAAACCGCCGAGCATTGGGAAGAGGATTAACCGAAGCCAACCGCTATGTAGCGCAATATTTAGCAACCTTAATCCAACAAGGAGACATCAACACCTATCTACCAGCAGAAAAACTAGCCAGTTTACTCAATGGCATGATTTTGGGATATGCGGTGATTGAATTTACCAGCGAATTTCATGAACTGTGGGAAGATCGAGATGACTTTTTAGAGAATTTAGTGGAGTTGTTTTTACACGGAGCAATGTCCGCTGCTCCCCAATTAGCAAGAGAAGCCGTCATTACCCAAGAAGTAGAAGATTTACCTGCGATTTTAGTGCATAAAATTTTGCAAAATTCTAGGAAGTCAGGAATACAAGACTATGCTTTAGCATACCTGTTATTTGGTGCCGGCTTATCCGTTCCTGAGATAGTTGGTTTGCAGCGATCGCACCAAATATCCGATCCCCAAGGCCTAATTTTGCAAATCACCACCCCAGGTTTACCCCGTCAAGTCCCGGCAAATCAGTGGATTTTGGGCAAACACTACGGTTCATACACCAACAATCCTTTAATTAAATGGCTCAAAAGTCGTAAGGATCATCATCCTGCTATGTTTATTGACAATGTAGGTAATCCCATTTCTGAGTCAGAATTGCTGCAACGTTGGGAAGTTTGGACTCAGGAACTGCTAACACCCCAAGGTAAACCACCAGAAATTGTTCAAGCACAACAAACCTGGTGTGTAGAAATGTTAATGCGAGGGATGAATTTGGAAGAATTGAGTATTTTGACAGGTGGCGATCGCGCTCAATTACAGCCTTATGCTCGCCGCGCCAAAGAAAAATCGGCTCTAGAGGCAGCTATTCGTTTAGATCATAAGCCAGCATGA
- a CDS encoding acyl-CoA desaturase codes for MTAKYLAVAPETGNSPRLRWVNVAFFATIHVLALLAPWFFSWSALGLLVFLHWLFGSIGICLGYHRLLSHRSFQVPKWLEYAIALIGALALQGGPIFWIGGHRQHHAHTEDINLDPYSAKRGFWWSHLLWIMYPRSEFFDYEIYKKYAPDLERQPYYRWLDRYFLLLQIPLGILLYALGGWSFVVYGMFVRAVLLWHSTWFVNSASHIWGYRTFDANDEARNLWWVSLLTHGEGWHNNHHTFPHVAKAGFQWWEIDITWWSIKTLKALGLAKKVILPPAQARQR; via the coding sequence ATGACTGCAAAATATCTGGCGGTTGCTCCTGAGACAGGAAATTCACCTCGCCTGAGATGGGTGAATGTGGCTTTTTTTGCTACTATTCATGTCTTAGCTCTGTTGGCTCCTTGGTTTTTTTCTTGGTCAGCGCTAGGATTGCTGGTGTTTCTCCATTGGCTGTTTGGGAGTATTGGCATTTGCTTAGGATATCATCGACTGTTAAGCCATCGGAGTTTCCAAGTACCCAAGTGGTTAGAATATGCGATCGCCTTGATCGGAGCCTTAGCACTTCAAGGTGGTCCGATTTTTTGGATTGGTGGACACCGCCAGCACCACGCCCATACAGAAGATATCAACTTAGATCCTTACTCTGCCAAGCGGGGATTTTGGTGGAGCCATCTACTATGGATTATGTATCCCCGTTCTGAGTTTTTTGATTATGAAATCTATAAGAAATATGCGCCTGACCTGGAAAGACAACCTTACTATCGCTGGTTAGATCGCTACTTTTTATTATTGCAAATTCCCTTGGGAATATTGCTGTATGCTTTGGGCGGTTGGTCTTTTGTAGTTTATGGAATGTTTGTCCGTGCAGTCTTATTGTGGCACTCCACTTGGTTTGTCAATTCTGCATCACATATTTGGGGTTATCGTACCTTCGATGCCAATGATGAAGCACGTAATTTGTGGTGGGTATCGCTGCTAACTCATGGAGAAGGTTGGCACAACAACCATCATACTTTTCCTCACGTAGCCAAAGCTGGTTTCCAGTGGTGGGAAATTGATATCACTTGGTGGAGTATTAAAACTTTAAAAGCATTGGGTTTAGCGAAAAAAGTTATCTTACCACCAGCACAAGCACGTCAAAGATGA
- a CDS encoding TIGR02588 family protein, translating into MMETETQPERSLAEWITFGIASSILAVVISLVGYMWLNEKNQPPILSLNQKQMIREIDGKFYVPFEIINTGAETAESVQIIAELKIADQVVETGEQQIDFLSDGEREEGAFIFSQNPVQGKLTVRVASYKLP; encoded by the coding sequence ATGATGGAAACAGAAACACAACCAGAACGTTCTCTAGCTGAATGGATAACATTCGGGATTGCTTCATCTATTCTTGCAGTTGTTATTAGCTTAGTAGGGTATATGTGGCTGAATGAAAAAAATCAGCCTCCCATTTTATCGCTAAATCAAAAACAGATGATTCGAGAAATTGATGGGAAATTTTATGTTCCTTTTGAAATAATCAATACTGGTGCTGAAACTGCTGAATCAGTGCAAATTATTGCTGAATTAAAAATTGCTGATCAAGTGGTTGAAACAGGAGAACAACAAATTGATTTTTTGTCTGATGGCGAAAGGGAAGAAGGAGCATTTATATTTAGTCAAAATCCTGTTCAGGGGAAATTAACTGTGCGGGTTGCTAGTTATAAGTTGCCATAA